CCTCAACATACCACCAGTCAAAAAACATGTTTTTAACGCCAACCCGAAACTGCATAGGAATGTGGATGTCCTCAGATGCCCTAACTAACACTCAGCAGTCCTTGTAAAATATCAGTAATATCATGACATTTAATATAACCTTTTTCATGGAAAATAAGTAAGGGAATAAGTAAGGAAAAGTGGTAAGGGAGGACGCTGCCCTCCCTATAATCGCATTGCCCTTATCTATAGATTCCACTTTTCCACTGGGAGTTCTATTGTAAACAGTGCTCCGTCTGCCGTGTTATTGGCGCTAAGAGAGCCGCCCATATTGTCCTCTATGATAGTTTTTGATATAGAAAGTCCGATGCCTGTTCCATTTGCGCCTTTGGTTGACACGTAGGGGTCAAAAATTGTCGGCAATATGTGGGCTGGGATTCCACCGGCATTGTCCTGTATTGTTATCGTTATCTTTGTACCATTGTCTTTAACATTTATGTCCACTTTGCGATCTGGTGTTTGGTTTGACGAAAAGGCGTCTCTTGCGTTATTAAGTAAATTAATTATTGTTTGTTTGAATTCGTTTTGATATCCAAAGGCAGTTGCATGTTTATCACCGGCTATGTTTATAGCGATGTCGTTGATTTTGTATTGTTTACCAATAATATCCAGGGCGTTATTTATTGCATACAGTGGATAAAAAGGTTTTTTTTCTTTTGAAGGCTTAAAAAAATCTCTGAAATCATCTATCGTTTTTGACATATACGATATCTGATTCATCCCTTCCTTTACCAAACCAGACACAAAATCCTTATATTGTTTTCCGTCAAGTCCGGTATTTTCCATCTCCTGAATTATGAGGGCTAACAAATTAAGTGGCTGCTTCCACTGATGTGCTATTGCATTAATCAGTTCTCCCATTTGTGCTGCTCTGCTCTGGACCTCCAATAATTTTTTAGCCTTTGCCGCATCGTCTTTAAGCTTACCACGTTCCGCCTCGATAGCCGCTATCTCGGTAAGCGTTATGATGTAGTAGGAGAGAGAAAATTTGCATTTTGTAGCAACAAACGGTCTTACTTTTCCCTCCAGCCCGTGCTCTTTAAGATATATCACGTGTTCTTTTTCTGCAGCAGTAACTATTGTTTTGAGCCACGAGGTTTCTGAGCTCAAAATTGGAGTTTCATCGTCAATTTTTGCTACTATAGCGGACAAATCCATGCAGCTTATTTTAAATTCATCAAGATTTTCAAATCCGAGAAATTTTAGAAAAGTCCTGTTTATGTATTCTATATCATCTCCATCCATTGTCATCATAAAGGAGGGGTTTGAGTCAAGAATAAACCGCATGGAATTTGTTTTTTTCTCTATTTCACGTCTTTGAAAAATTGTCAGCGCTGATTTATAAATTGTTTCAAGGAGTTTATCGGGATTAGTGGGTTTGGTAGCATAGCTGTCTATTCCTATGTCAATGGCCTGAATCAGATACCGAGGTTCATTAAAAGCGGTGAGAACTATAACTGGCACATTGTAGTCTAAGTCTTTTATGGCCTTTGCCATGGTAAGGCCGTCCATTTTTGGCATCTGAATATCGGTAACAACAATATCCGGCCTGTGTTGCTCAAACAATTGTAACCCCTGAGCGCCGTCCTCAGCCACTAGAAGCACTCCGACGTCCATTCTAAGAATATCCGCAAGCTCCTCCCTCGTATCCGGCTGGTCCTCAACATAAAGGACAGAGACGAGTTTTAACACTTTTCTTTTGTCGTATTGTTCTGTTTTCACAATCATGCGGCTCTGCTGAACAGTTATATATTTACCAGAGGTAATTCTATCAAAAACTCAGCTCCGTCGTCAACATTATGCACTGTAAGTTTTCCGTTCATATTGTTTTCAATTATCATTTTTGACATATAAAGTCCCACACCGGTTCCTTTGCCCTGCTCTTTGGTTGTAAAGTAGGGCTCAAATATTCTGTCAATTGTGTTTTCAGGGATACCGCCGCCGTTATCACTGAATTTCAGAAAAGCTTTGCTATCGTTCACTCCGACTTGTATTGAGACAAGGCCGGGATGAATGGATTTTTCTATTATAACGTCCTTTGAATTAGAAAACAAATTAAGCAGTGCCTGTGAAAACTCATTGGGATAGCCGTTTACCAATCCATTGTCTTTGACATCAAGATGTACACTTATATCGCTGTTTTTAAAGCTTGCATCAAACAATGACACAGTGTTTTGCACTGAGGCAGCCAGATAGAAGTTTTCCCTGACCTTATCTGGCTTAAAAAAGTTTCTGAAATCATCTATAGTGGTTGACATCCCCTCGATAAGCTTCTGCGCTTTAGCCACTGAGGTTGACATAATTTCCTGTGTAAGTGCATTGTCGCTGTAGGCCCGGCTAAGTTTATATAGGATAAGACTGATTACATTTATCGGCTGCCTCCACTGGTGGGCAATGTTACCAATCATCTCACCCATAGCGGCAAGACGTGACTGCTGAATAAGCATTTTTTCCTGCTCTGTGCGTTTTGCCGCCTCCTCAATAACTCTTTCCTCAAGGGTTCGGTTTAAATCTTCAAGCAGTGCTGTGTTAAACCTGAGTTCATCCTCTATTCGCTTACGCTCGATAAGTTCTGCATTAAGTTTAACATTTATCTCAGCCAGTTCACGTGTTCTGATACTTACAAGCTCTTCAAGGTTTCGCCTGTTATACTCAAGTTCGGAGTTCCATGTCTGAATCTGTGAAAGCATTTCGTTAAGACCATGGGCAAGCATCCCAATTTCGTCATCACTTTCCACTTTTGCCCGTATTGTGTAATTTCTTTGCGCCTCTACCGTATTCATTACGTCCAGGATGCTATATATGGGACCTATGATCGACTTCTGAAGCTTTGTCATAAAAAATATTGCAATTAAAAATGCAGCAGATGAAACTGAGATTCCAAAGAGAAATTTAGTTACAAGGTTTTGGTAGAGGGCTTTTATGTTTGATCTGATATAAACAGTACCAAGATAATTTTTATTGTAGGTAATTGTTTGAAAAACAAGCAAAGAACCCTTTTCAAAAAAATAACCGTCCTCTCGCGGCAAAGGCGGGGACATCTTTGTCTCACTATTTTCCTTTTCGTATTGCGCAAAAATAGTTCCTTCTTTAGAGTACAGTACGGCAAGCTCAATGTTTGGCGAGTATTTTAGCATTTTCAGAATCTCAGACGCTCTTTTACTGTCAGAAAATAATATGGCGGCTGCGCTGCTTTTTGCTATCATTTTGGCCTTTAACGTCAAATCAGTGATCAAAGCCATTTTAAATGAGATGACCCCCTCAACAACTATCACCAAACCTATCATAATAACCACAACACCAATGGAAAGAAGATTAACCTGCATTAATCTTTTTCTGATATTTCCTTTAGTAAATATAAGCAAGTCGTTGTTAAACATCTTTAATTATTTTTCATCAGCCAGCTCAAGAAGTTGCGAGCTTATAGTAAGCCCGGCTTTCTTTGCTGCTTCATTATTAATCTTGAACCTGACCATATTGTCTCTTATAACAAACTGTATGATTCCCCCGTTTTTGTTAAATGATTGTTGGTCTGAAATCGTTAAAACAGGCTTATTCTCAAGATGAGCCAACATTGTTGAAATATCGGCGGTATTGGCTTGCCCGATAAATAATATGTGACAGTTGGAGATTTTATCTGTGTCATCTACAGCGATTATACTGACTCTTTCTGAAGCATTATATTTTTCTTTTTGTAAATTAAGTGCCTGAACAAGCGGTGTGTTGCCAAATACGCAAATATTTAATGTAGTAATGTCATTTGAGCCAGCAGATACCGAACTTGGCCATTCTACAAAGATTGTAAAATTCAGGATAAAAGTGGCTTTTGTTTCAAGCTCTTTTTTGGGGGCAGAGAAAACTGCTTTAGGATTAAGCAATAATAAAATAAACGACAGCGTTATTATACTTAAAGAAATTATTAAATTTCTGCTGCAATATCTTAGCATCAAAACTTGTCACTCCTATCTTTATACGTTACAAGCAACACTTGTTGAAACTAATATAACCTTTTTCAGTGGTTCATGTAAAAGGAAAATCCGGATAAATACTTGACAGAATTATGCTATAAGGATAATCATAAACAGATAACACAAAAGATTTGGCTGGAGGATAAGAGCGACAGATGAAAAGGGCATTGATAACAGGGATAACAGGGCAAGATGGCTCCTATCTTGCCGAGTTACTGCTTGATAAAGGGTACGAGGTGTATGGTCTCATACGGCGCAGCAGCACGTTTAACACCGTACGAATAGATCATCTGTATGTGGATCCCCACGAAAGTGCAGCAAGGTTTTTTCTTGAATACGGAGATTTATCTGACTCAGGGACTTTAACTAACCTTATCTATAATGTAAAACCGGATGAGATATACCATCTTGCGGCACAAAGCCATGTCAGGGTAAGTTTTGATATGCCGGAATACACTGGGGATATAACAGGGCTTGGAACTGTAAGAATTTTAGAGGCTGTCAGAAGAAGCGGTGTAGGAGCAAGGTTTTATCAGGCCTCGTCTTCTGAGATGTTTGGCTCAGCGAATCCTCCACAGGATGAGACCACGCCATTTTGTCCGCGTAGCCCTTATGCCGCTGCAAAAGTCTATGCCTACTGGATAACCGTAAACTACAGAGAAGGTTACGGAGTGTTTGCCTGTAACGGCATTCTGTTTAATCACGAATCCCCCAGAAGGGGAGAGACCTTTGTGACACGGAAAATAACCCGTGCTCTTGCCGCAATGATTACAAAAAAACAAAACAAACTGTTCCTTGGTAACCTTGATGCCAGGCGCGACTGGGGTTTTGCTCCTGAGTACGTCCAATTGCAGTGGTTAATCCTTCAACAGGACTCCCCTGAGGACTATGTTATTGGTACCGGTGAGAGCCGCTCAGTTAGGGAATTTGTGGTAAGTGCATTTGAATATGCCGGGATTGAGTTAGAGTGGCAAGGCACAGGCGTAAATGAAAAAGGTATTGTTAAATCCTGTGTTAATAAGCTGCCATTTAAGGCAGGCGATGTTATAATAGAAATCGACAACCGGTATTTCAGACCCACTGAGGTTGACTATCTGCTTGCTAATACTAAAAAATCAAGAGACAAGTTGGGGTTTGAGTCTAAAATAATATTTAACGAGC
This portion of the Nitrospirota bacterium genome encodes:
- a CDS encoding response regulator; translated protein: MIVKTEQYDKRKVLKLVSVLYVEDQPDTREELADILRMDVGVLLVAEDGAQGLQLFEQHRPDIVVTDIQMPKMDGLTMAKAIKDLDYNVPVIVLTAFNEPRYLIQAIDIGIDSYATKPTNPDKLLETIYKSALTIFQRREIEKKTNSMRFILDSNPSFMMTMDGDDIEYINRTFLKFLGFENLDEFKISCMDLSAIVAKIDDETPILSSETSWLKTIVTAAEKEHVIYLKEHGLEGKVRPFVATKCKFSLSYYIITLTEIAAIEAERGKLKDDAAKAKKLLEVQSRAAQMGELINAIAHQWKQPLNLLALIIQEMENTGLDGKQYKDFVSGLVKEGMNQISYMSKTIDDFRDFFKPSKEKKPFYPLYAINNALDIIGKQYKINDIAINIAGDKHATAFGYQNEFKQTIINLLNNARDAFSSNQTPDRKVDINVKDNGTKITITIQDNAGGIPAHILPTIFDPYVSTKGANGTGIGLSISKTIIEDNMGGSLSANNTADGALFTIELPVEKWNL
- a CDS encoding HAMP domain-containing protein; translated protein: MFNNDLLIFTKGNIRKRLMQVNLLSIGVVVIMIGLVIVVEGVISFKMALITDLTLKAKMIAKSSAAAILFSDSKRASEILKMLKYSPNIELAVLYSKEGTIFAQYEKENSETKMSPPLPREDGYFFEKGSLLVFQTITYNKNYLGTVYIRSNIKALYQNLVTKFLFGISVSSAAFLIAIFFMTKLQKSIIGPIYSILDVMNTVEAQRNYTIRAKVESDDEIGMLAHGLNEMLSQIQTWNSELEYNRRNLEELVSIRTRELAEINVKLNAELIERKRIEDELRFNTALLEDLNRTLEERVIEEAAKRTEQEKMLIQQSRLAAMGEMIGNIAHQWRQPINVISLILYKLSRAYSDNALTQEIMSTSVAKAQKLIEGMSTTIDDFRNFFKPDKVRENFYLAASVQNTVSLFDASFKNSDISVHLDVKDNGLVNGYPNEFSQALLNLFSNSKDVIIEKSIHPGLVSIQVGVNDSKAFLKFSDNGGGIPENTIDRIFEPYFTTKEQGKGTGVGLYMSKMIIENNMNGKLTVHNVDDGAEFLIELPLVNI
- a CDS encoding YfiR family protein — its product is MMLRYCSRNLIISLSIITLSFILLLLNPKAVFSAPKKELETKATFILNFTIFVEWPSSVSAGSNDITTLNICVFGNTPLVQALNLQKEKYNASERVSIIAVDDTDKISNCHILFIGQANTADISTMLAHLENKPVLTISDQQSFNKNGGIIQFVIRDNMVRFKINNEAAKKAGLTISSQLLELADEK
- the gmd gene encoding GDP-mannose 4,6-dehydratase; the encoded protein is MKRALITGITGQDGSYLAELLLDKGYEVYGLIRRSSTFNTVRIDHLYVDPHESAARFFLEYGDLSDSGTLTNLIYNVKPDEIYHLAAQSHVRVSFDMPEYTGDITGLGTVRILEAVRRSGVGARFYQASSSEMFGSANPPQDETTPFCPRSPYAAAKVYAYWITVNYREGYGVFACNGILFNHESPRRGETFVTRKITRALAAMITKKQNKLFLGNLDARRDWGFAPEYVQLQWLILQQDSPEDYVIGTGESRSVREFVVSAFEYAGIELEWQGTGVNEKGIVKSCVNKLPFKAGDVIIEIDNRYFRPTEVDYLLANTKKSRDKLGFESKIIFNELVKIMVDADLEAHGLSSPGESRQILKNKGFNWIRK